In Litoribacterium kuwaitense, one genomic interval encodes:
- the fabI gene encoding enoyl-ACP reductase FabI gives MPLSLEGRTYVVMGVANKRSIAWGIARSLHQAGAQLVFTYATERLEKGVRELAETLESDPIVVPCDVTKDEDVEKAFATIHEQAGTIHGLAHCIAFANKEDLRGNFIDTSREGFLMAHDISAYSLTVVARAAKPYMSEDAGITTMTYLGGERVVQNYNVMGVAKAALDASVKYLAEDLGQYGIRVNAVSAGPIRTLSAKGIGGFNDILKDIEEKAPLRRTVTQEEVGDAALFLLSPLARGITGEVLHVDGGFNILGT, from the coding sequence ATGCCATTGTCATTAGAAGGACGTACATATGTTGTCATGGGTGTTGCAAATAAACGCAGCATCGCTTGGGGGATTGCTCGTTCGCTTCATCAAGCTGGTGCCCAGCTTGTGTTTACATACGCAACGGAACGTCTTGAAAAGGGCGTAAGAGAGCTGGCGGAAACTTTAGAATCTGACCCAATTGTTGTACCATGTGATGTAACGAAGGACGAAGATGTAGAAAAGGCATTCGCGACCATTCATGAGCAAGCAGGCACAATTCATGGACTTGCCCACTGTATTGCTTTTGCTAACAAAGAAGATTTGCGCGGCAATTTTATTGATACATCTCGAGAAGGCTTTTTAATGGCGCACGACATTAGTGCCTACTCACTCACTGTTGTCGCTCGAGCAGCTAAACCTTACATGTCTGAAGATGCGGGAATCACTACGATGACGTATCTCGGTGGCGAACGGGTCGTACAAAATTACAATGTGATGGGAGTGGCAAAGGCAGCCCTTGACGCTAGTGTGAAATACTTGGCCGAAGATCTTGGTCAGTATGGCATTCGCGTAAATGCTGTATCTGCGGGACCAATCCGTACACTTTCCGCTAAAGGAATTGGCGGTTTTAATGATATTTTGAAAGACATCGAGGAAAAAGCACCACTCCGTCGTACAGTGACACAGGAGGAAGTTGGCGATGCTGCCCTCTTCTTGCTTAGTCCTCTAGCGCGTGGGATTACAGGTGAAGTACTTCATGTTGATGGCGGTTTTAATATTCTTGGAACGTAA
- the mgtE gene encoding magnesium transporter produces MLEDKGEFERALHQLENILSKGEIDAFRTMFLDLHGFDRAQIIVQLDMEKRIQVYEFLSPEEMADIFENIERDNQQTYLAEMHPLYASTMLSKMYTDDAVDVLSDMKPSEVAGYLNMMPEEASSDIKELLHYEEKTAGSLMTKEFIAVRSGQTVQEAMALLKQQAPEAETIYYVYVIGPMQKLLGVLSLRTLIVASEEKLVDDILNERVLTVKVWEDQEEVAQRVKDYDLLAVPVVDVHDRMLGIITVDDIVDVIDEEASDDYSKLAAAGDARMAERHAWESAKKRLPWLIILLFLGMMTATLIQQFESTLEQVAILAIFIPMIAGMAGNTGTQALAVAVRKIATKEANEENHWRLILREAGTGVITGAVCGTLITCLIAFWQNSLALGLLVGISIFFTLIVATLAGALVPLLMHRLRVDPAVASGPFITTINDLISILIYFSAARLFLTFLLP; encoded by the coding sequence ATGCTAGAAGACAAAGGTGAATTCGAACGAGCCTTACATCAATTAGAAAACATTCTCTCCAAGGGCGAAATAGATGCATTCAGAACGATGTTTCTCGATCTGCACGGGTTTGACCGAGCGCAAATTATCGTGCAATTGGATATGGAAAAACGCATCCAGGTGTATGAGTTTCTATCTCCTGAAGAAATGGCAGACATCTTTGAAAACATCGAGCGCGATAATCAACAGACGTACCTAGCAGAAATGCACCCCTTATATGCGTCAACGATGCTTAGTAAAATGTATACAGACGATGCCGTAGATGTATTAAGCGATATGAAACCCTCAGAAGTTGCGGGTTATTTAAATATGATGCCTGAGGAGGCGTCATCAGATATTAAAGAGCTGCTTCATTATGAAGAGAAGACAGCCGGAAGCTTAATGACCAAAGAATTTATTGCCGTTCGCTCTGGGCAGACTGTCCAAGAAGCGATGGCTTTATTAAAACAGCAGGCGCCTGAGGCAGAGACGATTTATTACGTTTATGTCATAGGGCCGATGCAAAAGCTGCTTGGTGTTTTATCTTTACGCACATTAATTGTTGCGAGTGAAGAGAAACTCGTTGATGACATTCTTAATGAGCGTGTCCTCACTGTTAAAGTATGGGAAGACCAGGAGGAGGTTGCTCAGCGCGTGAAGGACTATGATCTGCTAGCAGTCCCCGTCGTAGATGTGCACGATCGCATGCTCGGTATTATTACTGTTGATGACATTGTCGATGTTATTGATGAAGAGGCATCCGATGATTATTCGAAGCTTGCTGCGGCAGGGGATGCTCGTATGGCAGAGCGACATGCTTGGGAGTCGGCTAAAAAAAGGCTGCCATGGTTAATTATTCTATTGTTTCTCGGCATGATGACAGCGACGTTAATCCAGCAATTTGAGTCAACGCTTGAGCAAGTGGCCATTCTGGCTATTTTTATTCCGATGATTGCCGGAATGGCGGGAAATACTGGGACGCAGGCGTTGGCGGTCGCGGTAAGAAAAATCGCTACGAAAGAGGCGAATGAAGAGAATCATTGGCGCTTGATTTTACGTGAAGCTGGCACGGGCGTGATTACCGGAGCAGTGTGCGGTACCCTTATTACATGTCTTATTGCCTTCTGGCAGAACTCTTTGGCATTGGGTTTACTTGTCGGTATCTCGATTTTCTTTACTTTAATCGTAGCAACATTAGCCGGGGCACTTGTTCCCCTTTTAATGCACAGGCTTCGTGTTGACCCGGCAGTGGCCTCAGGACCATTTATAACAACGATCAATGACTTAATTAGCATCTTGATCTATTTTAGCGCAGCGCGTTTGTTTTTAACATTTTTGCTACCTTAG